The following is a genomic window from Aquificota bacterium.
AAGAGTTCTGGTGGCTACTATGGCAGGTACATTACATCCAAAGCCCAAAAGCAGTGGCACAAGGCTTTTACCATGAAGTCCAAGCCTATGCATAAACCTATCCATCAAAAAGGCTATGCGGGGCAAATATCCAGAGAACTCAAGAAGGGATAGCATAAAGTATATAACTGCAATAAGGGGAACAAAGGTAAGCACAAAGCCCACGCCACCAATTAGGGCTTCTGATACAACCCTTTTTATAAGCTCTCCGGCTCCTAAGTAGGTAAGCACCTGAGAGACAAACGGTGCAATGAATCCGTTTATAAAGCCTTCTATCCAATCCATAAAAGGACTTGAGAAGTCAAAGGATATTTTGAAAACCAAGAACATTATAAGAAGGAAAAGAGGCACACCCAAAAAGGGATGAAGAAGCACCTTGTCAATGGAATCTGTTATATCCCTTGAGGTAAATAGCCTTCTATGGACTACCTCTTTGTATAAGCCGTGGGCCATTGCATACCTTTCATCCTTTATAACTTCATACACATCTTTGCCAAAGATTTTCTTTATGCTTTCTCTATATTCTTTAAACCTTTCATCCTCAAGAAGCTTTCTTATAAGATCTGCCTTTGTTTCATCTTCTCTTTCTCTGACCTTTTCCAAAAAGTCTTCCAATTCTTTACTATACTTAAGTGGCTTAGGCTTTTCTTTTGAGTTGACCACCTCCACTATGTTGGGCAATATTGCCTTTACGCCTTCACCGGTTCTACCGTTGGTCCTTAGCACTCTAACACCGAGTATTTCAGAGAGCCATTTATCTTTGACATCAATTCCCAACTTTTGAGCCTCATCGCTCATGTTCAAAACAAGCACCATGGGTAGTTCGTGTTCCAATAGCTCCACTGTAAGCAAGAGGTCCCTTTCCATATTGGGCGTTTCTATGATATTGAGTATCAAGTCTGGTTTTTCATTCCGTAGGTAGTTATAGGCTACCCACTCATCATCGGAAATGGGTTCAAGGGTGTATATACCGGGAAGGTCCACAAGGTTTATTTCATAATCCCAAAAGATAACTTTTCCTTCTCTTTTCTCTACCGTAACTCCGGGCCAATTACCTACTTTTAGGCTTGTACCAGCAAGATGGTTTAAAATGCTTGTCTTCCCTACATTTGGATTGCCCACAAGGGCCACTCTTATACTTTTCATTGAACCTCAATATTTTTGGCCAACTCCTTGCTTATGACTATTCTTGAGTTATCTACCTTCAAAAGAAGATTCCTTCCCAATTTTTGAAGAAGGGCCACTCTCCTACCCTTTCTTAGGCCCATGGCTTGAATTTTCTCTAAAATATCCTCTTTTCCAGAAAAGGATAAAATCATAACTTCCTGTCCAGGCTTTACCTCTTCAAGCTTCATACCATACCTCCATGAATTCTGGTATTAATATACAATCCCAAAATTTTTTGTCAAGTTTTTCAGAAGGGATATCAAAAATCCACTATGGACCTCGCGTAAGCTGGACCAAAAGCTCTTTTTGTATGAATATATAGTTTAGTTTTTGGCTATATAGGCGATATTTAAATTTATGGAGATAAGAAGGATAGAGGGTGTGCTTTTTCAGCATGCTACAGAGCAGTTTCAAACCATTAAGGCACAAAAGGCTGGCGAGGCCCTAAGGATAAGGGTTCTATCTGTGGTTCCCGATGTGCTTTTGGACCTTTCCTTGGGTAGCACTATAAGGGCAAAAGTTAGTCATTGGGAAGGCTCCATAATTGGACTTACCCTACCCAACGGTGTTGAAATAAGGGCAGAAAACAAATCTTCCATACCACTTATGGTAGGTGATACGGTGGACCTTATGGTAGAAAGCACAAACCCTTTCGTATTTAGAGTAGTGGGCCTTTACAGAAAGGGACAAGGGGAAGAACTTTTAAAGCTTATTTTTGAAAAGGAAGACAACCTCTTGGTATCTATAAATATGGAGAATTTCAAAGAAAGCGTAGAAAACTCCGGCATCTTTTATGAGAGGAAGCTTTTTGACCTATTTTTGGGAAAAATAAAGGTGGAAGACCTAATGAAGGATAGGAAGGCACAGATTACAGGGCAGGTATTATTGCTGGCAAAAGATTTATCGGATATGT
Proteins encoded in this region:
- a CDS encoding ferrous iron transport protein A, with the translated sequence MKLEEVKPGQEVMILSFSGKEDILEKIQAMGLRKGRRVALLQKLGRNLLLKVDNSRIVISKELAKNIEVQ
- the feoB gene encoding ferrous iron transport protein B, which encodes MKSIRVALVGNPNVGKTSILNHLAGTSLKVGNWPGVTVEKREGKVIFWDYEINLVDLPGIYTLEPISDDEWVAYNYLRNEKPDLILNIIETPNMERDLLLTVELLEHELPMVLVLNMSDEAQKLGIDVKDKWLSEILGVRVLRTNGRTGEGVKAILPNIVEVVNSKEKPKPLKYSKELEDFLEKVREREDETKADLIRKLLEDERFKEYRESIKKIFGKDVYEVIKDERYAMAHGLYKEVVHRRLFTSRDITDSIDKVLLHPFLGVPLFLLIMFLVFKISFDFSSPFMDWIEGFINGFIAPFVSQVLTYLGAGELIKRVVSEALIGGVGFVLTFVPLIAVIYFMLSLLEFSGYLPRIAFLMDRFMHRLGLHGKSLVPLLLGFGCNVPAIVATRTLETKRDKLLVIAMIPFMSCPARLVVFSFFAVLFFKNPALIIFSLYLLGILVALITALFLRKTVFKGGLYHFVMELPPYRLPTLRLLFRVVWVYVKDFLYRAGTLIFAASVVIWLLLNLPPGVKNPSESIAGYIGKTISPIFAPLGLDDWRMSTSLIPAFLAREIVLSSMATIYTAEAPQETKEEFELSKALREQVYALGNAFKEALLNIFKPVPTAFEVKEEDSQSLRSIVAKSLSPASALAFMVFLLLYTSCLGTVATMWREVGKGFALLFLAYSFLIGWFLGFLAYRLGSLLWST